A window of Poecilia reticulata strain Guanapo linkage group LG7, Guppy_female_1.0+MT, whole genome shotgun sequence genomic DNA:
AAATCATAAAAGTTGTGAAGTCACCCTTCATTGAAGTTTCATCAATcccacacttggttttaaatattgcGCTATTAGTAGAGAATACTCTagagaattttttattttgttattgtgataaatagcAGGGTTTATAGTAAATGGAGACAGTTATTTgtgatgtaaacaaataattatcttAGCGgctctcaacgtgggcggtgccgccccccagggggcgttcagaggacggcagggggcgctggcggacatttttacaaaaggggggcgctagGATGCCTTTGGGGTGGCGTTTAGTCGAAGGGAAACGTTACACCTTAAAtgtacaacaatgccagtttagactttgagcaacttggtaaaactgtattgtgtaacattaaaacatgcttggctgaaacggtatcgatggcagctcttcttctattcagtgtttgtagcttctgttagcttcttggcgcagctccgttctcctgctactggtagctaaaatcacgataccctcactgtgtatccctctgaaaaataaacttatttaaataaagaaatcaagaaatccctccatgggtgataacACAATCGagggcgttcattttatagcgttaacacggtgctgtaagtggtccggtatgaaacgggggtgatagaacaacggtaccgcagcacttttacatttcaataatcagaatgcagaaatcgtttccgttgtttttaaagatttatgtcagtctgccttttcaccatcgatacgcttcccgaccgccctgcaccttagaggcttaaaaaaaaacgccgcgcacattgcgcaaaacgctgaaacaggagaagcgggacataaaacggagcgacgaMCTAGATGTGAATTATSgcataaaaacagagaatccgacgctgaacagtgaaaaatcaacacatgatgtgaaacacatgacgattaggtgGCGCAGAAgctgatgagtgaaaattactggtggtcaataaacgataaaataaatctagcaacaggaaagaaactacaGTGGACATATCaacaaaccaagagaggataatactaatcaaaagaaactaaatggaaaagaatgaagaacaaaatgcaagaataaactaagaaactaaagtaaatacagaggaataaactggtatggcaagacctttcgagcaataattaatacagagaacttatggcaagaataaacagacactacttccagataaaaggtaaaataatattgttgaagtgccgggggtttgttgagaccatatctagtactgagaataaatatatcttacagaccataacagtaaagaactgataacttatttatgtttttaattagatttKatatatttatttcttcaatattatttttcatgtcagtgttaatgtcatgaggctgacgactccatgacactttcaatttgactcataggatttgattaagaaccagatttgttctttgtaatttctgtccagtaatttctgtccagtaaaactaatCTATAAATCGATAGataggtctatataaagatataatccatgtttctgtctcatacaaatagttcaaagtttaaattggcatgttgtacatcttttatctggtcattttgtgcaagatttaacaactagaaaatggcaaaaaaaagaatatttttgcactctgattggctgttgttaggcctaccaattttaacttgaatgttcattgcatttttcgtagacgtctgtgaaaataatatctattcccatgacttttttgttctctgggaaattatttttgatgataaatacagaaacaagcataaaaatcaaaacatctacaatagtgatagttatattaatgataaaataattgtcaatgcaaagtagcctgcaaattctttggtggggggcgatgagggacctggataaaggctaggggggtgctgggccaaaaaaggttgagaaacactgatctagttTGTATAGCTGCTTGATCCTTCAGCATCAACAGCAAGTTTCTTTTAACTCTGTTCCTGTAGTTGAGTGTGGCTCAGGATACTGTGGTGTCCTGAACTCAACACAGTAAAGTCACAGTGCGCTAGCTAAGRCTGCTAACTAGCAGGTGCTAGCTCAGGGTGCTGAGGGGCCAGTAGGCCTGGTCCTTGTCAGGATGCGGCTACTGTCTTTGAAATCAAGCTTCTGCTATTTTTGCGCATtcaggaggagaaggaaacacatttctgcATCACAGGTGAGCTCCTTTCACGGTTTTAACTGAAGTTAGATAACTTTAAccaactaataaataaatgtgtaatttctgAGCCGTGCTGTTTATGTACATGCACTGCAGCTAGATATTTTTActatatgaaacatttaattttcccagATGCAACACTTCCATTAATGCTTCTGTAGGAACGACTGCATAGATTATATTTCTGGTCTACTTTAGACTGCATGGGCTTAAAGTTATTGTTAATGGCAGAAGCAACTTTTTCCAAGTTTGGTTCagtaattaatttgaattaCTTTGAGTGTGAAATGTTCATGCATGGAAGTAAAAACTGTGAAGAACACGTTAGCTTTTGTTTCAATACTTTAGTAATACTTGGAAGTATAAAGCTTGGCATCAGagctaatatttaatattttcctttgacGTCTTGACTCACACCCCCAAAATACTTGCACTAAAGTCACTGGGTCCATGACAGTTGAATAATTTTAAGAtaagataatttaaatattaatattttacagtttttctcagtttgggtgcatttctcagaacagaaTTGAAATTCTTAAAGCTACCCGTTCAATCTTCAAATTACTGTCACTTCTGCACATCAAAAAATTAGTTTCTCATTCCTTTTGcaagttttgcttttgtacaTCATGTAGCTGATTATGTgcacttctctgcttttctcccGTTGTAATTTGCTTTTATCGTATTgatcaaaatgtgttaaacGTGTCTGTGTTGAATTCTCAACTTCCAAAACAGCATAAGTTCATTGTGTAAGTCTTAACATGCATAAGTCTTAAAGTTGTCATAATgtcaatcatattttaattaattaataattggttattttctaaatctgtcCTGAATTGGTAAATTGCTCCCAAGTGAGTCCTGAGTTTCTCTTACAGGTCAATGTATGAACCATTAGCTCATCCAACGAtcaaccagttttctgaaacagatTGAAGGTGCATCTTGTGAACCATCAGTTGGCAACAATATGGTCTATGTAGCCAGAACACAAcacaatgttacatttctgagaACTGATGAGCAAGTATCTGGACAGAGTGAACagccagagagaagaagaggagtgaGGCTGAGAAGGAAATAGTTGGGagggaagcagaagaagaatcaGTTGAGGCTGAGGACATCTGCCAGTTTCCATCAGTCCAACATCAGGATATGGCTGCaacccacaacatgatgctgatgGAGGTTCTCCCACCCTACTGTTCATTCCTTAACCCCACTGAGGAACCTTTGTCAGCATGAcgatggaaattaaaatgtaatgtaattatgtaatttcTACAGCACTGTACAGTTTTCCATGAGGAGATTGTCCTGTGGttccttttctactttttttgttctctgcattactgtctttttctttctgaatcacCATGGCATGGTCCACcaataaattacagcaaaagcgtaaatgtgaattttgtagtCTGTTCCCATGACTAATCAATTCTTATCGTAAGTCTTATCTGTACATAGAGAAACTATAACTTATTATTTTGAGTCACTAATATGTTAACTGACAGAATTTTGAGAGCTGAATTAAGGATTTTTCAAgcaaacaaatgttattttttgctgtttctacaAATTAGTTTTGAGAAATGCGCTTACTGTTTTGTAAATGCCAACAATGActtgagaaatgcaccaaaagtgactgagaaaaactaacatAGCATAAATTGTCTCAGGTGTATCTATTTGTTTGCCTGTATGAAAAGTGTACACATTTACAGCTTTGTTTCTGCTAGCTTGCAGGAATTGTAACTTACATAAATGGTTGAAGATAGCTTATTGGCCTTCATGAGACTCAGATAAATGGTGAGTCATTGGTGAGAATGGTGAGAATTTCATAAATTGCCTAAAAcagttatatttgtttttatttatgttttttgtttgtatttatgatttttgtttgtgtattttgtcagATTGCAGAGAGGATCACACCTGTCGACAACAAACAAAGGTTTAAGAACTACTGAATTTTCGGTCAGAAATGATCACACCGCCTGGTTGAAGTACCAGTCTCCATATGCAAGTCAACAAaggtgaaacaaacatttaagcgAATGGTGCATTTATATGATGTTCATGTAGTGCATCTTTctaacttttgctttgtttgttttccagcagagaggaaacaccCGATTGACAACATGTGAGTCTCAATTGCAACTTGTGACTGGGAAGACTACAACCATCCTGAGCAAAGTCTGAACTCAGTGACTTGTGACTCTCaacccagaacaagaatcctTTTATCACCggtttttcttctacaatagGTTATCTCTTATATGGAtgcatgcagttttttttgtttttgtttttttttccagatctcaGTAATACCATGaggaaactggacagaaaatagaatcggtaatatttttaactgaatttttaaatagaaattggTTCTTTAAGTGGATTACTcgtaatctgtatttttgtttaatttgaatttattttctttataactttctgTATAGAAATGCTGACAAGTTACACTTCCTTGTGTGTTGTACTAtaatttttatggtaaaattctgGTAAGAACAGTGACCAGTGATTTACCATATCACATggtttttggggggggggggttacaataaaatgtcaatatatcaTACAGTCTGGCCGTGTTTTTCTGgccggtaaaatactggcagttttggttgccagaattttaccgtattctaaaagaaactgtaaaatactgcattttaaaaatacggtaaaataccggcagttttggttgccagaattttaccgtattttNNNNNNNNNNNNNNNNNNNNNNNNNNNNNNNNNNNNNNNNNNNNNNNNNNNNNNNNNNNNNNNNNNNNNNNNNNNNNNNNNNNNNNNNNNNNNNNNNNNNNNNNNNNNNNNNNNNNNNNNNNNNNNNNNNNNNNNNNNNNNNNNNNNNNNNNNNNNNNNNNNNNNNNNNNNNNNNNNNNNNNNNNNNNNNNNNNNNNNNNNNNNNNNNNNNNNNNNNNNNNNNNNNNNNNNNNNNNNNNNNNNNNNNNNNNNNNNNNNNNNNNNNNNNNNNNNNNNNNNNNNNNNNNNNNNNNNNNNNNNNNNNNNNNNNNNNNNNNNNNNNNNNNNNNNNNNNNNNNNNNNNNNNNNNNNNNNNNNNNNNNNNNNNNNNNNNNNNNNNNNNNNNNNNNNNNNNNNNNNNNNNNNNNNNNNNNNNNNNNNNNNNNNNNNNNNNNNNNNNNNNNNNNNNNNNNNNNNNNNNNNNNNNNNNNNNNNNNNNNNNNNNNNNNNNNNNNNNNNNNNNNNNNNNNNNNNNNNNNNNNNNNNNNNNNNNNNNNNNNNNNNNNNNNNNNNNNNNNNNNNNNNNNNNNNNNNNNNNNNNNNNNNNNNNNNNNNNNNNNNNNNNNNNNNNNNNNNNNNNNNNNNNNNNNNNNNNNNNNNNNNNNNNNNNNNNNNNNNNNNNNNNNNNNNNNNNNNNNNNNNNNNNNNNNNNNNNNNNNNNNNNNNNNNNNNNNNNNNNNNNNNNNNNNNNNNNNNNNNNNNNNNNNNNNNNNNNNNNNNNNNNNNNNNNNNNNNNNNNNNNNNNNNNNNNNNNNNNNNNNNNNNNNNNNNNNNNNNNNNNNNNNNNNNNNNNNNNNNNNNNNNNNNNNNNNNNNNNNNNNNNNNNNNNNNNNNNNNNNNNNNNNNNNNNNNNNNNNNNNNNNNNNNNNNNNNNNNNNNNNNNNNNNNNNNNNNNNNNNNNNNNNNNNNNNNNNNNNNNNNNNNNNNNNNNNNNNNNNNNNNNNNNNNNNNNNNNNNNNNNNNNNNNNNNNNNNNNNNNNNNNNNNNNNNNNNNNNNNNNNNNNNNNNNNNNNNNNNNNNNNNNNNNNNNNNNNNNNNNNNNNNNNNNNNNNNNNNNNNNNNNNNNNNNNNNNNNNNNNNNNNNNNNNNNNNNNNNNNNNNNNNNNNNNNNNNNNNNAGAATTTTACTATATTCTTAAAAAACGGTAAAatactacattttaaaaatacggtaaaatactggcagttttggttgccagaattttaccgtatttcaaaaatatggtaaaatactgcatttcCAAAATATGGTAAAAAACTAGCAATTTTGgatgccagtattttaccgtattttgaAAACACGGTAAaaaaactggcagttttggttgccagaattttaccgtataaaGACGGTAAATTTCTGGCAACTACAGCTGCCAGTTTTGTACCGTAAATTGAGgccgttttttattttatttacagtctacatttaaatattaaatctgcTAACTTCGGAGAATTACGAGTCAAGTATGTTCTAACCTTCATTTTCAGataaacatgtttcattatgtaataaaataatgtaaaagtgTTGAGGGGCaaaaacagcttacatttaCTCCAACCAGGTTTTAGTCGACATTTTCCTTCATGGTTAAAGCTGtgcacagaaaaacaataaagattcattattttattttggaaaaaattcaGAAAGTCTTTATATATCATTCCGCTAGTTCTTGAActataacatttatttacatattcagCCAAGCCTAGCAAGACAAGTGGCAGTGGGATCCATCTTAAATACCTTAATGCTGTTAAAAAGGTTCTATTCAGACATGGTGCATTATATATTAGATTAATCTGTTACAAATGCAATAATAGTACTAagtattttctgatttatttactcACTTCACTGTCTCAAGTCTCTTGTCTGGATCCTCAACTATTGCATTGAGAGCCCTCATCCCTTTGTCTCTAAGGTGATTATAACTCAGGTCCAAGTGTTTAAGAGATGAGAGTCTATTGGACTCAATAGCTTCAGCCAGAGAAATGCAGCCTTCCTCTGTCACCTGACATCCTGCCAACCTGCACAAAGACACAATTTTGGATTAGAAACAGAGCTCACCAAAATTTGATAGTGATGCACAAGTTCAGTATTTTATATTAGATATACAGATTTATTACAAAGGATTTAActtgtttattgtaattttgaagGTTATGGCCTACAAATAATGAGAGCCCAAAATGCAGTGCcttaaaacattagaaaattgcagattatatatttttgataacAATAAATCCATTGATTACTTCCTCATAGGTTGCTTTCAACATGACATTGTACAATCTTTGAGTgtaattttgtgtaaaacttGATTATggtttaaatggtaaatggcctaAACTTGttagcactttatcaagtccatTGGACCCCAAAGTGCTCCATACTACGTTtggtcattcacccattcacacacacacctcacacacaccttcgttgtgtgtgtgaggtgtgtgtAGTAGCTGTGGCtactacattgtagccacagcgACCCTGAAACAGTCTAACAGAGGAGAAGCTGAGACCCTGAAACACACACCAATGGTGTGTGtgaatggtgtgtgtgtgaatgggtgtaGTAGCTGTGGCtactacattgtagccacagcgACCCTGAAACAGTCTAACAGAGGAGAAGCTGAGACCCTGAAACAGTCTAACAGAGGAGAAGCTgccccattcacacacacaccaatggtgtgtgtgaatggtgtgtgtgtgaatgggtgtaGTAGCTGTGGCtactacattgtagccacagcgACCCTGAAACAGTCTAACAGAGGAGAAGCTGCCATGCAGCAGGGCCACCGGTCCCTCTGACCACCAGTAGGAAAGTCAGGTGAAATGTCTTAACTACAACACAATGGTGCTCAAACTGGAAACCTACCAGTTCCAGGAAAAACTTTGACTTCCTGACCCACCGTTGCTTTTAAGGAAAgactttcaaattatttcatttacatatGCTGCTGATCTCTTAACTTTAGTTGTATCGCTTTCAGTACTATTTTCATAGGGCTGTTGTGTTATATTGACACTTAAGAATTGTGAACACATAGAATAACCTTAAATCTTGGGACAGAGTTTACAAACTCAAAATAGTAGCTGATTATAACACTGGTTGTTATGTTACTTTCATTAATAACTCTGAAAAACCTACTTGAGAGTCTCCAGTTTACAGTTCACATGTTTCAACCCATCAGCAAGTCGCATCACTCCAGCATCCTTCAAATCATTATGACTCAGGTCCAACAATGTGAGATTTGAGGATGGTTTGCTTAGGACTGATGATGTCAGACCACTGCAAGATTCTTCAGAGAGTTCACACCAACTCAGTCTGTAAAAAGGTCCATGAAAACAATCAGGTTAATTTGACAAACCCATGTGTGATTTTCtactaaaataataaaggaTCACAATAAAGGAACAAAGTATGAATCTTGTTTTAAACAACGATAAAAGGCAAGTTATCATGTATTAATGTATTAATAGTTTGTTCACAATGAAGAAAGTAATATGAAGCATTATTCTGAACTAGTGAGGTATTTTAGAAACTAcgtgaaataaaaatacttacaaaGTGGTGTTTGAGACTTTGACCACTGGCATCATTCCCAGAAGAACTTTCTCTGATTTCAGGTATTTCTTAAGATCAAACACTTCAAGGTTTTCATCTGATGTCAGCAGCACAAAGTTTAAAGCTGACCACTGAGAAGCAGTGaaattttcaaaaggtttttcttctgaattaaGATAATTTTTGACTTCTTGAACAAGGGTGTGGTCATTCAACTCATCAAGACAGTGGAAAAGATTACGATTTTCCTCTGAGTCACTGTTGTTCTCTCTGATCTTCTTCTTGATGTACTCTGCTGTTTCCTTACTagtatctttgtgtttttcactctTATCCATCAGATCTTGAAGCAGATCCTGATTAGATTCCCGAGAGAGACCCACTAGGAAGCGAAGGAACATGTCCCAGTCCCCATGTTCATTCTCAAAAGCCTTGTCCACTGCTTTCTTATAAAACTCTGAGGCAGTAAGGTCAGAGGTTGCTGAGGTGGATTCTGTGAACACATTTTCCCCTTTGTTAGTAAATGAGTAGAAGACATGGAGAGCTGCCATGAACTCTTGAATGCTTTTATGGAGAAAGCAAAACAGCTTCTGTTGGTATAGCTCATGATTTGCTCGTTTGATCTGAGTTAACAACCcagagaaaacagcagctttggTTACATCAGTCCCACAAGTGGTCAAGTCTTCTTCAGTAAAGAGAAGGTTCTTCTCCTCTAGTCCTTTGAAAGCAAGCTTCCCCAAAGATAGGATTGTTTCATTATTAGATTTATCACTGAATGTCTCTGTTCGAGATGTTGACTGATCTGTattatatttaacttttgtCTGTCTGCGCTGGAGCAAAAGGAAATGTGTGTACATGTAAGTCAGAGTTTTTGGCAGTTCATCATCttgatttcttttaacaaaGTCCTCCAAAACCTTTGAtgtgatgaaacagaaaataggGATGTGGCACATTATGTTAAGTATTCTTGATTTCTTCACAAACGACCAGATTTTTTCAGCCACCTTCACCTCAGTGAATCGTttcatgtaatattttttcttttgctcatcATTAAATCCTCTCACTTCTGTCATTCGATCAACCTTTTCTGGAGGAATGTTGTTGGATGCTGCAGGTTGAGAGGTGATCCAGATTTGAGCTTTAGGGAGCAAATTTCCCAGGATGAGATTTGACAGCAGAACATTCATTGAGGTTGTTGTTGTGACATcactacatttatttatggttttgaacTCAAGATCAAGACGACATTCATCAAAACCATCCAGAACAATCAGAATCTTGTACTTGTCATAATCAGTTATTTCAGATGTCCTCAATGCTGGGAAGAACTGATGAATGAGATCTTCAAAACTGTGTTCTTTATCTGCTCTCAGATTTAGCTCTCGGAAAGGaagtggaaaaatgaaaaaaaagttttctgttacTTTGCCCTCTGCCCAGTCAAGTATGTACTTCATTGAGGCAAATGTTTTTCCTATTCCTGCCACTCCAATGGTAAGGACAGTCCTAATGTTTTGATTACTATTTGCTGGTTTGAAGATGTCACAGTATTTAATAGatgttttttcatttgctgttttgaaCTTTGCATCCTGAACTTGCATGGCTTCATTTTGAGCATTCTCTCCTTCTATGATGTAGAGGTCAGTGAAAACCTCGTTGAGAAGAGCTGAGGTCTTCTGTCCATCAATCCCTTCAGACACACTGGTAAACTGATCTTTTAGTTGTCTTTTGAGTTTTCTTTGACTTGTGATATGAGGtatctctgaaaaaaatgtaatgtaaatgaacaaaaaacagattaagtACTTTTGAAACAATTGTCTGTTATATattattttggcaaaaataaaaacacacaaaataaaagactcCCAATAGCAAACTTTGACCCGTTCGTGTGTGACAAAGGAATGTGTTGTAAAATAATCCcgtgatattttctgtttggagggtttttatgtaatgtaattactaaaaattGAAGCACGCTGCAGACAAGGGCGTAgatcccatctcattattgggggggacCATAAACAGGAAAATTTCCTAAGAGCAATTTTGGTGGGGTCGGCAAAGTTACAGtgaaatgtaatgtaaaatgagGTTTAAAGAGTTTCTAAACCACATTCAAACTGCAGGACCAAAAATGACTAGTAAGGcacatcaaatgtgtttttctcagtaagcAACCTattgagaaataaaactaaaactcaaaTGCTGCTTCTATATGAGTTTTGTTCAGTCTCActgatctaatctctgctacaaCTTTACAAAATTTTCaggttctaaataaaaaatatttaatgagaaGCTGCTCTTAGTAAAATTCCCCATAAACACTGAGTTATTGAAATGGCTCCCAATACAAGTTATGGgctatttaaattataatttgttaagttgctttatttttaaaccttttttagtTGCCATCTCCTTTGTGACGGAGAACCAACAGGTAGATAGAAATGAGTATCTGGAGGATATTATAACTAAACTTAACATTTAAAGCACTAGGGTGTATGGGGTTCAgcaaacacacatgcaacaTAGACGTATGCAACATCTACATGTGCATCATCTACATGCAACATAGACCAACGACACATAGCAACGACACATC
This region includes:
- the LOC103468039 gene encoding protein NLRC3-like translates to MLKFIKEWAKKENDNRSVFSWIKAKVSVQAKPVELLFLIDFSKLNSIKNKNISLFGLLNHLFEETKNILISDYSQLNIVFLLDGLDAYQHCFNFENSQILTDVREPSSVDVLLVNLIRGNLLPKAQIWITSQPPAAEKIPDGIIDRLTEIREIPHITSQRKLKRQLKDQFTSVSEGIDGQKTSALLNEVFTDLYIIEGENAQNEAMQVQDAKFKTANEKTSIKYCDIFKPANSNQNIRTVLTIGVAGIGKTFASMKYILDWAEGKVTENFFFIFPLPFRELNLRADKEHSFEDLIHQFFPALRTSEITDYDKYKILIVLDGFDECRLDLEFKTINKCSDVTTTTSMNVLLSNLILGNLLPKAQIWITSQPAASNNIPPEKVDRMTEVRGFNDEQKKKYYMKRFTEVKVAEKIWSFVKKSRILNIMCHIPIFCFITSKVLEDFVKRNQDDELPKTLTYMYTHFLLLQRRQTKVKYNTDQSTSRTETFSDKSNNETILSLGKLAFKGLEEKNLLFTEEDLTTCGTDVTKAAVFSGLLTQIKRANHELYQQKLFCFLHKSIQEFMAALHVFYSFTNKGENVFTESTSATSDLTASEFYKKAVDKAFENEHGDWDMFLRFLVGLSRESNQDLLQDLMDKSEKHKDTSKETAEYIKKKIRENNSDSEENRNLFHCLDELNDHTLVQEVKNYLNSEEKPFENFTASQWSALNFVLLTSDENLEVFDLKKYLKSEKVLLGMMPVVKVSNTTLLSWCELSEESCSGLTSSVLSKPSSNLTLLDLSHNDLKDAGVMRLADGLKHVNCKLETLKLAGCQVTEEGCISLAEAIESNRLSSLKHLDLSYNHLRDKGMRALNAIVEDPDKRLETVNFNHEGKCRLKPGWSKYGADLMFDKNSASRRLVLTENNKKAITHNDVKKLEMRNTSDERFKRTQVFCDEGLQRLCYWEVEWKGMVGIAVAYKDLGRGQGSDSGLGTNDKSWSLLCSKDGYKAMHKNTKKEIKVPTCNKIGVFLDWQGGTLSYYSISSEERSLIHTFKAKFTAELFPAFWFEKGSVTLCDL